The genome window TATCTTTTTTCTTGGCTTTATAACAATGCAATTGTAGATAGAAATAATGCAACCGATGGAGACTTGCTAATTGCATATGCTTTAAGACTTGCATACTTAAAGTGGAAAAACGAAGAATATTTAGAATATTACAATAAAATTAAAAATAGTATAAAAAGACTAATAGTTATTGTTTTAGATGAAAAAGAGAGAAAAAATATACTTCTATTGCCTGGAATATATGGCTTTTCGAATGAAAAGTATGATATACAGATTTTTCCTTCATACTACATTCCTTTCATTTTAAAGGAATTTAAAGATGATAGATTATTTAAACTTAGTTTAGATTACCTTTTGAATAATATAATAACTTTATCTCCATTAACAAATACAGTTAGATTTAACTTAATAGAAAAAAAGTTATCCTTAAATTCAGAGATAAACATGGATGTCTACAGACTTATTCCTTACTTTTTATTATCAAACTATGATGTAAAAATATTAAGAAACTCTTTCAAAACAATAGATGAATTCTTTAAAAAAGAAGGTTACATACCGTTGACTTTTAAGCTAAATGAACAAAATCAGACAAAACAAGAATCTCCATTTTGTGTTTATAGATGGTTTTATATTCTGTATAATGACGATAAGTATTTTAAAAAGTATGAAGAGCTAAAAAATATTGATAGGAATAATTATTTTTGTGATACTTTTGAGTTATTTTTAAATTCAGGAGTGGAAAGATGAATAAAAAAATTTTATTACCATTCCTATTTTCCTTCTCTTTAAGTCATGCTGAAGAAGTTTATAAGCTAATTGTTATTCCACAGAAAGATTACAAGACTACTATTGAATCATTAAAAAATTACGGATTTAATAAATGTTTTTTAGATAATAAAAAAATAATCTGTGCTGAATCTAAAGACTCAGCCTATATCCAGAGATTGAAAGATTACTTATCACAATACGGGTTTAATGTGAAAATTGAGATTGGAAAAACTTCGGTATCACAAAATGAAAATTTAACACCAACGCAAAATGAAGTTTTAAACGTACTAACAAAAGAAATAAAAGTGGAGCAAGAAGTTAAACCATTATCAAGCAGTAATCAAGTTAAACAAATCAAAAATCAACAAGAAAAAACTGTTTCTAAAGAAAACTCACAAAAACAGTCTTCTATAAATACGCCCGTAAAAATACAGACAAAAGAATCAAAAGTAGATCAAGAGCTAAAAAATAAGCAAATGAAAGAAGAATCGTATAAACAGGAAGAGAAAATCCAAAGTGCAGAAAAAGATTTAGGTTTAAAAGTTAAACTTATGTATGACTTTTTAAATGCCGATAATTTAGAAAAAGCTAAAGAATTAGCTAATCAACTTTTAAAAACTAAATTTTCAAAAGATGCCAAGTATGTTATCGGATTGATTGCCATAAAAGAAAAAAAATTTGGCACAGCATGCAGAATATTTGAATCCTTAGAATTTAAAAATTCAAAAGAATTAGAAAAAGATGCATGCTCTGTAGCATTTATGCAAGAAGGATATGATTATCTTGAAAAAAATTCAAATAAAGCAATTGAATTTTTCCAAAAAAGCTTAAGATATAAGGATAATATAGAATCTCAAGTCGGATTGTTCTATGCTTACCTAAAAACTGACAAATCAAAAGCAGAGAAAATAATTAAAGAACTATACAGTAAATACCCTGAAAACGAATCTGTTAAAAAAGCATACGTCCAATATTTGTTAGATAAAGGTGATTTTGCAAGTCTTGAAAAATTCAAAGAATATTTAAAAGAAGAGGATTTAAAACTTATTAAAGAATCACAGCTATCAAAAGAAATGGAAAATGCTTTAAGATTAATAAAATCAGGTAATTATTCTGAAGCAGAGAATATTTTGCTCAAATTATACAAAGAAAAACCATCAAACATAAATGTTTTACTCCTATTAGGATACCTTTATTTAGAAAAAAATGACATTTTAAAAGCTAAGAATTTTTATGAAAATGCTTTAATGATTGATGGAAACAATACAGATGCTTTAAAAGGCTTGAAAGCTGTTTATATAAAGCTTGAAGATTATGAAAAAGCATTAGAAATCATTAAGAAACTACAGCAGAAAGACATCAAAGATCCAGATTATAACAAAATTTATGCATTATATCTTTCAAACAAAGCCCAAGAGCATCTAAAAGAAGGGAATATAAGGCTTGCTAAAGAATTGGCAGATCAGATTTTATCTTTAGATAAGAATAATCCAACAGCTTATTTAATTTTAGCAGAGTATTACAAACAAACAGGAGATAAAAAGGAATATTTTAAAAATATTTCGAAAGCATATGAATTAAAGCCGGATGATTT of Sulfurihydrogenibium sp. contains these proteins:
- a CDS encoding glycosyl hydrolase family 8, producing the protein MIRVFIVAILLFGLFGVKAQELSWQEYKNKYFRNDSFIIDPYNNNRVTSESQGYGMILAVMYNDKDTFYKLWKWTKVNMLREDYLFSWLYNNAIVDRNNATDGDLLIAYALRLAYLKWKNEEYLEYYNKIKNSIKRLIVIVLDEKERKNILLLPGIYGFSNEKYDIQIFPSYYIPFILKEFKDDRLFKLSLDYLLNNIITLSPLTNTVRFNLIEKKLSLNSEINMDVYRLIPYFLLSNYDVKILRNSFKTIDEFFKKEGYIPLTFKLNEQNQTKQESPFCVYRWFYILYNDDKYFKKYEELKNIDRNNYFCDTFELFLNSGVER